The following are encoded together in the Pelodiscus sinensis isolate JC-2024 chromosome 22, ASM4963464v1, whole genome shotgun sequence genome:
- the TBC1D13 gene encoding TBC1 domain family member 13 isoform X3 produces MSLGNPRLFCTNSVNCASVILLNYLPEEKALWSTLLKKQRELYSQFLKEMIIQPGIAKANLGVSREDVTLEDHPLNPNPDSRWNTYFKDNEVLLQIDKDVRRLYPDMAFFQRPTDYPCLLILDPQNEFETLRKRVEQTTLKSQTVARNRSGVTNVSSPLKTSVPNSLSEYEVLPNGCEAHWEVVERILFIYAKLNPGIAYVQGMNEIVGPLYYTFATDSNSDWKEHAEADTFFCFTNLMAEIRDNFIKSLDDSQCGITYKMEKVYSTLKEKDVELYLKLQEQNIKPQFFAFRWLTLLLSQEFLLPDVIRIWDSLFADDNRFDFLLLVCCAMLTLIRDQLLEGDFTLNMRLLQDYPISDVHLILKKAKELQDSK; encoded by the exons ATGTCCTTGGGGAACCCAAGATTATTCTGCACAAACTCCGTGAACTGTGCTTCAGTG ATCCTCTTGAACTACCTCCCTGAGGAGAAGGCCTTATGGAGCACCTTGCTGAAGAAGCAGAG GGAGCTATATTCCCAATTCCTGAAGGAAATGATTATCCAGCCTGGGATAGCCAAAGCCAACCTCGGTGTCTCCAGGGAGGATGTGACCTTAGAAGACCAC CCGCTCAATCCGAATCCAGACAGCCGATGGAACACGTACTTCAAGGACAACGAAGTGTTGCTGCAAATAGACAAGGATGTCAG GAGGCTATACCCTGATATGGCATTTTTCCAGCGCCCAACTGACTACCCCTGCTTGCTAATCCTGGACCCTCAGAATGAGTTTGAGACACTCCGCAAGCGGGTAGAACAGACAACGCTCAAATCACAGACAGTGGCACGAAATCGGAGTGGAGTCACAAAT GTGAGTTCCCCTCTTAAAACATCTGTTCCAAATTCACTAAGTGAGTATGAAGTTCTGCCAAATGGCTGCGAAGCTCACTGGGAAGTGGTAGAACGAATCCTGTTCATCTATGCCAAGCTGAATCCAGGGATAGCATATGTTCAGGGGATGAATGAAATAGTGGGCCCTCTTTACTATACCTTTGCTACAGATTCCAACAGTGACTGGAAAG AACATGCAGAAGCAGATACATTTTTCTGCTTCACCAACCTAATGGCTGAGATCCGAGACAACTTCATTAAGAGCCTTGATGATTCTCAGTGTGGCATCACCTACAAGATGGAGAAGGTTTACTCCACCCTGAAGGAGAAAGATGTAGAGCTGTACTTGAAACTG CAAGAGCAAAACATCAAGCCCCAGTTCTTTGCCTTCCGCTGGCTGACGCTGCTGCTGTCCCAAGAGTTCCTGTTGCCAGACGTCATCCGTATCTGGGACTCGCTCTTCGCAGATGACAACCGCTTTGATTTTCTGCTGCTTGTCTGTTGCGCCATGCTGAC ACTAATCCGGGATCAATTGCTGGAAGGGGACTTCACTCTGAATATGAGGCTGCTACAG GATTATCCCATCTCTGATGTTCACTTGATTCTGAAGAAAGCAAAGGAGCTTCAGGACTCCAAATAG
- the TBC1D13 gene encoding TBC1 domain family member 13 isoform X2, which translates to MLSLHKSRWGGPGPPFPPSPGLQNFRMSLGNPRLFCTNSVNCASVILLNYLPEEKALWSTLLKKQRELYSQFLKEMIIQPGIAKANLGVSREDVTLEDHPLNPNPDSRWNTYFKDNEVLLQIDKDVRRLYPDMAFFQRPTDYPCLLILDPQNEFETLRKRVEQTTLKSQTVARNRSGVTNVSSPLKTSVPNSLSEYEVLPNGCEAHWEVVERILFIYAKLNPGIAYVQGMNEIVGPLYYTFATDSNSDWKEHAEADTFFCFTNLMAEIRDNFIKSLDDSQCGITYKMEKVYSTLKEKDVELYLKLQEQNIKPQFFAFRWLTLLLSQEFLLPDVIRIWDSLFADDNRFDFLLLVCCAMLTLIRDQLLEGDFTLNMRLLQDYPISDVHLILKKAKELQDSK; encoded by the exons ATGTTGAGTCTGCACAAGAGCAGGTGGGGGGGCCCGGGTCCACCTTTCCCCCCGTCCCCGG gaTTGCAGAATTTCAGGATGTCCTTGGGGAACCCAAGATTATTCTGCACAAACTCCGTGAACTGTGCTTCAGTG ATCCTCTTGAACTACCTCCCTGAGGAGAAGGCCTTATGGAGCACCTTGCTGAAGAAGCAGAG GGAGCTATATTCCCAATTCCTGAAGGAAATGATTATCCAGCCTGGGATAGCCAAAGCCAACCTCGGTGTCTCCAGGGAGGATGTGACCTTAGAAGACCAC CCGCTCAATCCGAATCCAGACAGCCGATGGAACACGTACTTCAAGGACAACGAAGTGTTGCTGCAAATAGACAAGGATGTCAG GAGGCTATACCCTGATATGGCATTTTTCCAGCGCCCAACTGACTACCCCTGCTTGCTAATCCTGGACCCTCAGAATGAGTTTGAGACACTCCGCAAGCGGGTAGAACAGACAACGCTCAAATCACAGACAGTGGCACGAAATCGGAGTGGAGTCACAAAT GTGAGTTCCCCTCTTAAAACATCTGTTCCAAATTCACTAAGTGAGTATGAAGTTCTGCCAAATGGCTGCGAAGCTCACTGGGAAGTGGTAGAACGAATCCTGTTCATCTATGCCAAGCTGAATCCAGGGATAGCATATGTTCAGGGGATGAATGAAATAGTGGGCCCTCTTTACTATACCTTTGCTACAGATTCCAACAGTGACTGGAAAG AACATGCAGAAGCAGATACATTTTTCTGCTTCACCAACCTAATGGCTGAGATCCGAGACAACTTCATTAAGAGCCTTGATGATTCTCAGTGTGGCATCACCTACAAGATGGAGAAGGTTTACTCCACCCTGAAGGAGAAAGATGTAGAGCTGTACTTGAAACTG CAAGAGCAAAACATCAAGCCCCAGTTCTTTGCCTTCCGCTGGCTGACGCTGCTGCTGTCCCAAGAGTTCCTGTTGCCAGACGTCATCCGTATCTGGGACTCGCTCTTCGCAGATGACAACCGCTTTGATTTTCTGCTGCTTGTCTGTTGCGCCATGCTGAC ACTAATCCGGGATCAATTGCTGGAAGGGGACTTCACTCTGAATATGAGGCTGCTACAG GATTATCCCATCTCTGATGTTCACTTGATTCTGAAGAAAGCAAAGGAGCTTCAGGACTCCAAATAG
- the ENDOG gene encoding endonuclease G, mitochondrial produces the protein MQRLWGSRWLVAGASLAAGVGLGAAWGTRRGGGAPAGGLLARLPVVPVVAAAASSPLVPGGAARGELARYGLPGLPQLRSRESYVLCYDPRSRSALWVLEQLRGEALSGPSDRAACDFREDESVHEYHRATNADYRGSGFDRGHLAAAANHRWSQAAMQDTFYLSNVAPQVPHLNQKAWNNLEKYCRSLTKYNKNVYVCTGPLFLPRMEADGKMYVKYQVIGKNNVAVPTHFFKVLILEKLSGEIELRSYVMPNSPVEETISLERFLVPIESIERASGLLFVPNILKRTNNLQAITAGRNS, from the exons ATGCAGCGTCTttggggcagcaggtggctggtggccGGGGCCTCCTTggcggcgggggtggggctgggcgcgGCGTGGGGCACGCGGCGGGGCGGCGGCGCGCCCGCGGGGGGGTTGCTGGCCCGCCTGCCCGTGGTGCCGGTGGTGgcggccgccgcctcctccccgcTGGTGCCGGGGGGCGCGGCCCGCGGCGAGCTGGCCAGGTACGGGCTGCCGGGGCTGCCGCAGCTGCGGAGCCGCGAGTCCTACGTGCTGTGCTACGACCCGCGGAGCCGGAGCGCCCTCtgggtgctggagcagctgcGCGGGGAGGCGCTGAGCGGCCCCTCGGACCGCGCCGCCTGCGACTTCCGCGAGGACGAGTCGGTGCACGAGTATCACCGCGCCACCAACGCGGACTACCGCGGCAGCGGCTTCGACCGGGGCCACCTGGCGGCCGCCGCCAACCACAGGTGGAGCCAGGCGGCTATGCAGGACACTTTCTACCTGAGCAACGTGGCGCCCCAG GTTCCTCATTTGAACCAGAAAGCGTGGAATAACCTGGAGAAATACTGCAGGAGCTTAACAAAGTACAACAAGAATGTATATGTCTGCACTGGCCCACTCTTCCTACCCAG GATGGAGGCTGATGGGAAGATGTACGTCAAGTACCAAGTGATTGGTAAGAACAACGTGGCAGTCCCCACACACTTTTTCAAAGTGCTCATCCTAGAGAAGCTCAGTGGAGAGATTGAGCTGCGCTCCTATGTGATGCCCAACAGCCCCGTGGAGGAGACAATCTCACTCGAACGTTTCCTGGTTCCTATTGAGAGCATTGAGCGGGCCTCTGGCCTGCTGTTTGTTCCTAACATCTTGAAAAGAACAAACAATTTACAGGCCATCACTGCTGGACGCAACAGCTGA
- the TBC1D13 gene encoding TBC1 domain family member 13 isoform X1, with the protein MLSLHKSRIAEFQDVLGEPKIILHKLRELCFSGIPFDGGLRCLCWKILLNYLPEEKALWSTLLKKQRELYSQFLKEMIIQPGIAKANLGVSREDVTLEDHPLNPNPDSRWNTYFKDNEVLLQIDKDVRRLYPDMAFFQRPTDYPCLLILDPQNEFETLRKRVEQTTLKSQTVARNRSGVTNVSSPLKTSVPNSLSEYEVLPNGCEAHWEVVERILFIYAKLNPGIAYVQGMNEIVGPLYYTFATDSNSDWKEHAEADTFFCFTNLMAEIRDNFIKSLDDSQCGITYKMEKVYSTLKEKDVELYLKLQEQNIKPQFFAFRWLTLLLSQEFLLPDVIRIWDSLFADDNRFDFLLLVCCAMLTLIRDQLLEGDFTLNMRLLQDYPISDVHLILKKAKELQDSK; encoded by the exons ATGTTGAGTCTGCACAAGAGCAG gaTTGCAGAATTTCAGGATGTCCTTGGGGAACCCAAGATTATTCTGCACAAACTCCGTGAACTGTGCTTCAGTG GGATTCCTTTTGATGGTGGGCTGCGCTGCCTCTGCTGGAAG ATCCTCTTGAACTACCTCCCTGAGGAGAAGGCCTTATGGAGCACCTTGCTGAAGAAGCAGAG GGAGCTATATTCCCAATTCCTGAAGGAAATGATTATCCAGCCTGGGATAGCCAAAGCCAACCTCGGTGTCTCCAGGGAGGATGTGACCTTAGAAGACCAC CCGCTCAATCCGAATCCAGACAGCCGATGGAACACGTACTTCAAGGACAACGAAGTGTTGCTGCAAATAGACAAGGATGTCAG GAGGCTATACCCTGATATGGCATTTTTCCAGCGCCCAACTGACTACCCCTGCTTGCTAATCCTGGACCCTCAGAATGAGTTTGAGACACTCCGCAAGCGGGTAGAACAGACAACGCTCAAATCACAGACAGTGGCACGAAATCGGAGTGGAGTCACAAAT GTGAGTTCCCCTCTTAAAACATCTGTTCCAAATTCACTAAGTGAGTATGAAGTTCTGCCAAATGGCTGCGAAGCTCACTGGGAAGTGGTAGAACGAATCCTGTTCATCTATGCCAAGCTGAATCCAGGGATAGCATATGTTCAGGGGATGAATGAAATAGTGGGCCCTCTTTACTATACCTTTGCTACAGATTCCAACAGTGACTGGAAAG AACATGCAGAAGCAGATACATTTTTCTGCTTCACCAACCTAATGGCTGAGATCCGAGACAACTTCATTAAGAGCCTTGATGATTCTCAGTGTGGCATCACCTACAAGATGGAGAAGGTTTACTCCACCCTGAAGGAGAAAGATGTAGAGCTGTACTTGAAACTG CAAGAGCAAAACATCAAGCCCCAGTTCTTTGCCTTCCGCTGGCTGACGCTGCTGCTGTCCCAAGAGTTCCTGTTGCCAGACGTCATCCGTATCTGGGACTCGCTCTTCGCAGATGACAACCGCTTTGATTTTCTGCTGCTTGTCTGTTGCGCCATGCTGAC ACTAATCCGGGATCAATTGCTGGAAGGGGACTTCACTCTGAATATGAGGCTGCTACAG GATTATCCCATCTCTGATGTTCACTTGATTCTGAAGAAAGCAAAGGAGCTTCAGGACTCCAAATAG